A portion of the Musa acuminata AAA Group cultivar baxijiao unplaced genomic scaffold, Cavendish_Baxijiao_AAA HiC_scaffold_1153, whole genome shotgun sequence genome contains these proteins:
- the LOC135671738 gene encoding flavanone 3-dioxygenase 2-like, producing MADQLLSTVTYHETLPENYVRPESQRPRLTQVISDANIPIIDLGSPDKSRIISQIGKACQSYGFFQVVNHGIDTELMVKMMAISLEFFRLPPEEKAKLYSDDPAKKMRLSTSFNVRKEAVHNWRDYLRLHCYPLEEYVPGWPSNPSSFK from the exons CGTAACTTACCACGAGACCCTTCCGGAGAACTACGTAAGGCCAGAGTCTCAAAGACCTCGTCTCACACAGGTCATCAGCGACGCAAACATCCCCATCATCGATCTCGGTTCACCGGATAAGTCCCGAATCATCTCCCAGATAGGGAAAGCCTGCCAATCCTATGGCTTCTTCCAG GTTGTGAACCATGGAATCGATACTGAATTGATGGTGAAGATGATGGCTATTAGTCTGGAATTCTTCCGTCTACCTCCCGAGGAGAAGGCGAAGCTCTACTCCGATGACCCGGCCAAGAAAATGAGGCTCTCCACGAGCTTTAATGTCAGAAAGGAGGCGGTACACAACTGGAGGGACTACCTCCGGCTTCACTGCTATCCTCTGGAGGAGTACGTTCCCGGCTGGCCTTCTAATCCctcttcattcaagtaa